From a single Cytophagales bacterium WSM2-2 genomic region:
- the uspA_4 gene encoding universal stress protein UspA — MKRILVPIDFSRSSGLAAHYAVGIAKQLSATVEIVHVINIDPSTRLPNWKKLEEELVKSAQKDADLFMADLNDSGVTYKPLFGFPFQDVVEEHALKTKTDIIVMGSTGASGLKKLVGSNAAALIDKSQIPVLVVPVDAKFNGLAKIVYASDMTQLNEEIKPIARFTKPFDGELTVLHISNKDQSDWEDHSLLVQTLRRATGYDRIRFHEDKNENIAEGIEEFVTKEEPDLLIMFTHKLALYEKVFGKSVTRQLAHHNRIPLLAFNGYFSR; from the coding sequence ATGAAACGAATACTTGTCCCGATCGATTTCTCCCGATCATCCGGGCTTGCAGCCCACTATGCCGTGGGCATCGCCAAACAACTTTCAGCCACGGTTGAGATTGTACATGTCATCAATATAGATCCGTCCACACGCCTTCCTAACTGGAAGAAGCTGGAAGAGGAGCTGGTGAAAAGTGCCCAAAAAGACGCGGATCTTTTTATGGCTGACCTCAACGACAGCGGGGTCACCTACAAGCCCTTGTTCGGGTTCCCTTTCCAGGATGTAGTAGAAGAACATGCACTGAAAACAAAGACAGATATAATAGTCATGGGTTCCACAGGAGCCTCGGGACTAAAGAAACTCGTGGGTAGCAATGCGGCTGCACTGATCGACAAGAGTCAGATTCCGGTGCTGGTGGTACCCGTAGATGCTAAGTTTAATGGGCTCGCCAAAATCGTGTACGCCTCAGACATGACTCAGTTGAATGAGGAGATCAAACCGATTGCCCGGTTCACAAAACCGTTTGATGGAGAGCTGACAGTCCTTCACATCTCCAACAAAGACCAGAGTGATTGGGAAGATCATTCCCTGTTGGTGCAGACACTCAGGCGCGCCACTGGCTATGACCGCATCAGGTTTCACGAAGACAAAAATGAAAACATTGCGGAAGGGATTGAAGAGTTTGTAACTAAAGAAGAACCGGACTTGCTGATCATGTTCACCCACAAGCTGGCCCTCTATGAGAAAGTGTTTGGAAAGAGCGTAACCCGGCAGCTGGCTCATCACAACCGGATACCCTTGCTGGCCTTCAATGGATATTTTTCACGGTGA
- a CDS encoding metal-dependent hydrolase — protein sequence MKTIVSFLLTFIVGVTLAQRPASDEIETSKGKLTIQPLSHATLAFTFNGKTIYADPQGGAKLFEGVAAPDLVLITDIHGDHFNVETLKAINLASAVLVVPQAVADKLPEDLKSKAVVVNNGQSITKLEIGIMAIPMYNLPEAADAKHTKGRGNGYVLTFGNKKIYLSGDTAGIPEMKSLKDIDVAFVCMNLPYTMDINEASEAVLAFQPKIVYPYHYRGQDTEAFKKLVNDKNAKIDVRLRNWYSK from the coding sequence ATGAAAACCATTGTTTCCTTTTTACTTACGTTTATTGTCGGAGTGACTCTGGCACAACGCCCTGCATCCGATGAGATCGAGACATCCAAGGGCAAACTCACGATCCAGCCGCTGAGTCATGCCACACTCGCCTTTACCTTTAACGGGAAAACAATTTACGCTGATCCGCAAGGAGGCGCTAAACTGTTTGAAGGTGTTGCAGCCCCCGACCTGGTCCTGATCACCGACATTCACGGTGACCATTTTAATGTAGAGACACTGAAGGCCATCAATCTTGCCAGTGCCGTGCTCGTAGTACCGCAAGCTGTGGCAGATAAACTCCCGGAAGACTTGAAATCAAAAGCCGTAGTTGTCAACAATGGGCAGTCCATCACAAAACTGGAAATCGGCATCATGGCCATTCCCATGTACAACTTGCCTGAGGCTGCCGATGCAAAACACACCAAAGGCCGGGGCAATGGCTACGTGCTCACCTTCGGCAATAAAAAAATCTACCTCTCCGGCGATACCGCAGGTATACCTGAGATGAAGTCGCTCAAGGATATTGATGTCGCTTTTGTGTGCATGAACCTTCCCTACACCATGGACATCAACGAAGCATCAGAGGCAGTGCTTGCCTTTCAACCTAAGATCGTATACCCTTACCACTACCGCGGCCAGGATACCGAAGCTTTTAAGAAACTGGTGAACGACAAGAACGCGAAGATCGATGTGCGTTTGAGAAACTGGTATTCAAAGTAA
- a CDS encoding glycoside hydrolase: MSSNNFICIHGHFYQPPRENAWLEVIEVQDSAHPYHDWNERINAECYDPNATARILNEQGVIRDIVNNYSRISFNFGPTLLSWMEINAKETYDAILEADKESMKRFGGHGSAIAQVYNHIIMPLANARDKQTQILWGIRDFEHRFGRKPEGMWLAETAVDTATLEALADHDIKFTVLAPRQAKAIRKAGEEWTEVNDKTVNTKQAYRCNLPSGRSIHLFFYDGDISQSIAFNGLLNDGKHFAESLLNAIDAKETSSQLIHVATDGETYGHHHSHGDMALAFCLDYIEKDHRVNLTNYAQFLSLVPITHEAQIFENSSWSCVHGVERWRSDCGCNTGGKAEWNQKWRKPLREALDWLRDAVNEIVEREGKKVLRDLSIARNDYINVILNRNEGTVKKFLKSNIIESASSMDVLRLMEMQRHALLMYTSCGWFFDEISGIETTQVLQYACRVIQLASQTGGVDLEPEFLQRLELAPSNIAAHQNAAEIYKKYVIPARTNLKRVGMHYAVSSIFDEEPEVLNIFNYKTFSESFIKKEAGDQKLALGITRVKSLVTLSEKKFSFAVICLGKHNIIGNISLDMGPDNFASMQFRMVKAFEEGRLGDVIGYMQSYFGQEKYTIWQLFSDEKRKVLELIAQDSLSTLENSLRKSYNSDYQLITALSNNGIPIPPAYKTAFEYVLNADLIKCFSSEKINIKTMERIASELDRWNLKIEDVSKLSRLAGESIYKELKRIGSEQENLKRLQRLNRMFPLLKKFGLSPHLHKSQNYYFQLSKEPHIINGEAEWKEQFGVLGENLGVKV, encoded by the coding sequence ATGTCATCGAATAATTTCATTTGCATTCACGGTCATTTTTACCAACCGCCACGTGAGAATGCGTGGCTTGAGGTGATTGAAGTACAGGATTCCGCGCATCCCTACCACGACTGGAATGAACGCATCAATGCGGAGTGCTACGATCCCAATGCTACAGCGCGTATCCTGAACGAACAGGGCGTGATACGTGACATTGTCAACAACTACTCACGTATCAGTTTCAATTTTGGCCCGACTTTGCTTTCGTGGATGGAGATCAACGCGAAGGAAACGTACGATGCCATTCTTGAAGCCGACAAAGAAAGTATGAAGCGCTTCGGAGGTCATGGCTCCGCCATTGCACAGGTGTACAATCACATCATCATGCCCCTGGCAAACGCCCGCGACAAACAAACGCAGATTCTCTGGGGCATACGTGATTTTGAACATCGCTTTGGCAGGAAACCCGAAGGCATGTGGTTGGCCGAAACAGCGGTGGACACCGCGACACTCGAAGCTCTTGCTGATCATGATATCAAATTCACCGTTCTCGCTCCGCGCCAGGCAAAGGCGATAAGAAAAGCAGGAGAGGAGTGGACTGAAGTGAATGACAAGACGGTTAACACAAAACAGGCTTACCGCTGCAACCTTCCTTCCGGCAGATCGATTCACCTTTTCTTCTACGATGGAGACATTTCGCAATCCATCGCCTTCAATGGCTTGCTCAATGATGGTAAACACTTTGCCGAGAGCTTGCTGAACGCCATCGATGCGAAAGAAACATCCTCTCAATTGATCCACGTTGCTACGGATGGAGAGACTTACGGTCATCATCATTCGCATGGAGATATGGCACTGGCCTTTTGCCTGGACTATATTGAGAAAGATCACCGTGTTAATCTGACAAACTACGCGCAATTCCTTTCACTGGTGCCGATCACGCACGAAGCCCAGATTTTTGAGAACAGTTCGTGGAGCTGTGTGCATGGTGTGGAGCGTTGGCGCAGCGACTGCGGGTGCAATACCGGTGGCAAGGCAGAGTGGAACCAGAAGTGGAGAAAACCATTGCGTGAAGCATTGGACTGGCTCCGCGATGCTGTGAACGAAATTGTAGAGCGTGAAGGAAAGAAAGTACTTCGTGACCTGTCCATCGCGCGAAATGATTATATCAATGTCATTCTCAACCGGAATGAGGGTACGGTAAAGAAATTCCTGAAGTCGAATATCATTGAGAGTGCTTCTTCTATGGATGTATTGCGGTTGATGGAAATGCAACGCCATGCGCTGCTCATGTATACGAGTTGCGGTTGGTTCTTTGATGAAATTTCCGGTATTGAGACCACACAAGTGCTGCAGTATGCCTGCCGTGTGATCCAGTTGGCTAGCCAAACGGGTGGAGTAGATCTCGAGCCGGAATTCCTTCAACGGCTGGAACTAGCACCAAGTAACATTGCCGCGCATCAAAATGCAGCGGAGATATACAAGAAGTATGTTATTCCCGCCCGCACCAACCTGAAGCGCGTGGGCATGCACTATGCTGTGTCTTCCATCTTTGATGAAGAACCCGAGGTCCTGAACATTTTCAACTACAAGACGTTTTCAGAGTCGTTCATCAAAAAAGAGGCGGGCGATCAGAAACTGGCTTTGGGGATTACCCGGGTGAAGTCACTCGTAACCTTATCGGAAAAGAAATTCTCTTTTGCAGTGATCTGCCTCGGTAAACATAATATCATCGGCAACATCTCTCTTGATATGGGGCCCGACAATTTTGCGAGCATGCAGTTCCGAATGGTCAAAGCTTTTGAAGAAGGAAGACTCGGTGATGTGATAGGTTATATGCAGTCGTATTTCGGACAGGAGAAGTACACCATCTGGCAACTGTTCAGCGATGAGAAACGCAAAGTGCTTGAGTTGATCGCGCAAGATAGTCTGTCAACACTGGAGAACTCCCTGCGTAAGAGCTACAACAGCGACTACCAACTTATCACTGCGCTCTCCAACAACGGCATTCCTATTCCGCCAGCCTACAAGACCGCTTTCGAATATGTTTTGAATGCTGACCTTATCAAATGTTTTTCTTCTGAGAAGATCAATATCAAGACCATGGAGCGCATCGCCTCTGAACTTGATCGCTGGAACCTCAAGATTGAGGACGTCAGCAAGCTCTCTCGTCTTGCCGGTGAAAGTATCTACAAAGAACTCAAGCGCATCGGCAGTGAACAGGAAAACCTGAAGCGCCTGCAGCGTCTTAACCGCATGTTTCCTTTATTGAAGAAATTCGGTTTGAGCCCGCATCTGCACAAGAGTCAGAATTACTACTTCCAGCTTTCGAAAGAACCGCACATTATTAATGGTGAGGCGGAGTGGAAGGAACAGTTTGGAGTGCTGGGGGAGAACCTGGGAGTGAAGGTGTGA